One Streptomyces sp. NBC_00223 genomic window carries:
- a CDS encoding glycosyltransferase family 2 protein: MTAVADRRIDVITAVHAPAAPYLADAYKSLCAQELPDGWEWHWIIQEDGQGDAVRPHVPDDPRITFHQGRPGGPGVARTIALAYASGSYVKVLDADDQLTSGALARDLAVLEGDGDFGWTTSRVLDLLPDGSTAGFDQDPADGPVEPGAVVDYWKANGFRAQVHPATLFVRRDLLLALGGWMALPASEDTGLLLALNTVARGYFTREYGLLYRKWPGQATAQSSHLDSAERDARMAVIEARTTALSSFLRK, translated from the coding sequence GTGACCGCCGTGGCGGACCGCCGCATCGACGTCATAACCGCCGTCCACGCTCCTGCGGCGCCCTACCTCGCCGACGCCTACAAGTCCCTGTGTGCCCAGGAGTTGCCGGACGGGTGGGAGTGGCACTGGATCATCCAGGAAGACGGCCAGGGCGACGCTGTACGCCCCCACGTTCCGGACGATCCCCGCATCACCTTCCACCAGGGCCGACCCGGCGGTCCGGGCGTCGCCCGAACGATCGCCCTCGCCTACGCCTCCGGCTCTTACGTGAAAGTCCTCGACGCCGACGACCAGTTGACCTCAGGTGCCCTCGCCCGCGACCTCGCGGTGCTGGAAGGCGACGGGGACTTCGGGTGGACCACATCCCGCGTCCTGGACCTTCTGCCTGACGGCTCCACCGCCGGCTTCGACCAGGACCCTGCGGACGGCCCCGTCGAACCCGGTGCCGTCGTTGACTACTGGAAGGCCAACGGCTTCCGCGCCCAGGTTCACCCGGCGACCCTCTTCGTCCGCCGCGACCTGCTGCTTGCGCTGGGCGGCTGGATGGCGTTGCCCGCCTCCGAGGACACGGGCTTGCTGCTTGCCCTGAACACAGTCGCGCGGGGTTACTTCACGCGGGAGTACGGCCTCCTCTACCGCAAGTGGCCCGGCCAGGCCACGGCCCAGTCGAGCCACTTGGACTCGGCGGAGCGGGATGCTCGTATGGCCGTGATCGAAGCCAGGACGACGGCGTTGAGTTCGTTTCTGCGGAAGTAG
- a CDS encoding GntR family transcriptional regulator: MAKAYERIADDLRQRIRAGELGPGDRLPSETALVDEYGKSLPTLRQALGLLQAEGLIEKQHGRGNFVRQPRTPVFRTNLRHQWEKNRAREPEQHRRKTGATEHDTGLDMGDLVFYAAYEQIEASQELAEIFDVPAGTAMVERTYRTRYRAESHPFSLVHSYLVRDMVAVNPDLLDAANEPWPGGTQNQLFTIGIELARIEEHVSARPPTAEESEELGLPPGTALIVLGKSSYDTTGRVVEHSFVRLPGDRTEMIFTTDLERW; encoded by the coding sequence ATGGCCAAGGCGTACGAACGGATCGCCGACGATCTACGTCAGCGCATCCGCGCAGGTGAGCTGGGTCCCGGCGACCGCTTGCCCTCGGAAACCGCGCTCGTGGACGAGTACGGCAAAAGCCTGCCGACCCTCCGCCAGGCGCTCGGGCTTCTCCAAGCCGAGGGCCTGATCGAGAAGCAACACGGCCGCGGCAACTTCGTACGGCAGCCCCGTACCCCGGTGTTCCGCACGAACCTGCGACACCAGTGGGAGAAGAACCGGGCCCGCGAGCCGGAACAGCATCGGAGAAAGACCGGGGCGACCGAACACGACACCGGCCTCGACATGGGTGACCTGGTCTTCTACGCGGCGTATGAGCAGATCGAGGCAAGTCAGGAACTGGCCGAGATCTTCGATGTGCCAGCGGGTACGGCGATGGTCGAGCGGACGTACCGCACCCGGTACCGGGCCGAGAGCCACCCGTTCAGCCTCGTCCACTCCTACCTCGTACGCGACATGGTCGCCGTCAACCCTGACCTTCTCGATGCTGCCAACGAGCCGTGGCCGGGCGGCACTCAGAACCAGCTTTTCACCATTGGCATCGAACTCGCCCGGATAGAGGAACACGTTTCCGCCCGGCCGCCCACCGCCGAGGAGTCGGAAGAGCTGGGGCTGCCCCCCGGTACGGCACTCATCGTCCTCGGCAAGTCGTCGTACGACACGACCGGCCGTGTCGTCGAGCACTCCTTCGTCCGGCTGCCTGGCGACCGTACAGAAATGATCTTCACCACCGACCTGGAAAGGTGGTGA
- a CDS encoding DUF6303 family protein, whose translation MERMPHARAIRAHMIQSYDGTEWQVFVALPDESRWPTVPFPLADGIPTLHARTNALVALGYTVLDGEHTWEWMETVFEGDPDGAVFLVATATVAPTHPTDGDT comes from the coding sequence ATGGAGCGCATGCCCCACGCCCGCGCGATCCGCGCCCACATGATCCAGTCCTACGACGGCACCGAATGGCAGGTATTCGTGGCGCTGCCGGACGAATCCCGTTGGCCCACCGTTCCCTTCCCCCTCGCCGACGGCATTCCCACCCTGCACGCCCGCACCAACGCCCTTGTCGCCCTCGGTTACACCGTCCTTGACGGCGAACACACCTGGGAGTGGATGGAAACCGTCTTCGAGGGCGACCCCGACGGAGCCGTCTTTCTCGTCGCGACCGCCACCGTCGCCCCGACCCACCCCACCGACGGCGACACCTGA
- a CDS encoding GntR family transcriptional regulator yields MPDQPPYLRIADALRKRIADQEWTPGDRLPSRADLAAVYGVGDNVIRRAQELLISVGTLEGRAGSGTYVAAPRERLRIVRSLYREQIGGSPFQADMAALGKRGTWESRTEAKVPAPADIAARLGIAEGDLCVCTAYEFLADSKPVQLSTSWEPYALTSGTLIVLPEGGPYAGIGVVRRMAQIGITVTRAVEQTSPRLVTAEEAALLGVQKGTLATHIQRTYYAEDGRPVETADIVVPANLCEIVYEVPVTS; encoded by the coding sequence ATGCCTGATCAGCCGCCGTATCTCCGGATCGCGGACGCCCTCCGCAAGCGCATCGCCGACCAGGAGTGGACCCCTGGCGACCGCCTCCCCTCGCGCGCCGACCTCGCCGCCGTGTACGGCGTCGGCGACAACGTCATCCGCCGCGCCCAAGAGCTGCTGATCTCCGTGGGAACCCTCGAAGGCCGCGCCGGCTCCGGCACGTATGTCGCGGCGCCGCGCGAACGTCTGCGGATCGTCCGCTCCCTCTACCGCGAGCAGATCGGCGGTTCGCCCTTCCAGGCCGACATGGCGGCCCTGGGGAAGCGCGGGACCTGGGAAAGCCGCACCGAAGCGAAGGTTCCGGCCCCGGCCGACATCGCGGCCCGGCTCGGCATCGCCGAGGGCGACTTGTGCGTGTGTACGGCCTACGAATTCCTCGCGGACAGCAAGCCTGTCCAGCTTTCGACGAGCTGGGAGCCCTACGCCCTCACGTCCGGCACCCTCATCGTCCTCCCGGAGGGCGGCCCCTACGCGGGGATCGGCGTCGTCCGCCGCATGGCCCAGATCGGCATCACGGTCACCCGGGCAGTGGAGCAGACCTCACCGCGGCTCGTGACTGCCGAGGAAGCGGCACTCCTCGGCGTCCAAAAGGGCACCCTGGCCACGCACATCCAGCGCACGTACTACGCGGAGGACGGCCGCCCGGTCGAGACGGCGGACATCGTGGTGCCGGCGAACCTGTGCGAAATCGTCTACGAGGTCCCGGTGACCTCGTAG
- a CDS encoding glycerophosphodiester phosphodiesterase, which translates to MTYARVVPDSGPTGRPVQVVAHRGASEDVPEHTLAAYRKAIEDGADALECDVRLTADGELVCVHDWRVNRTSNGRGAVSSLELADLAALDFGSWKGQHSDPETPERFDPGERSRVLTLHRLLELVADTERRVELAIETKHPTRWAGQVEERLLEELRRFGLDRPAPGESSQVRVMSFSSRSLRRVRLAAPALPTVYLMQYVSPRHRDGRLPAGVGIAGPSMRILRANPGYVARLHRAGHRVHVWTVDRPEDVELCVRLGVDAIITNRPAQVLSQLGR; encoded by the coding sequence GTGACGTATGCGCGCGTGGTCCCGGATTCGGGCCCGACGGGGCGGCCTGTCCAGGTCGTCGCCCATCGGGGCGCTTCCGAGGACGTACCAGAACATACGCTCGCGGCGTACCGGAAAGCCATCGAGGACGGCGCTGACGCGCTGGAGTGCGACGTACGGCTGACAGCGGACGGCGAGCTGGTGTGCGTGCACGACTGGCGGGTCAACCGTACGTCCAACGGCCGCGGCGCCGTCTCCTCGCTCGAACTGGCCGACCTCGCCGCGCTGGACTTCGGCTCCTGGAAGGGGCAGCACTCCGACCCCGAGACGCCCGAGCGCTTCGACCCGGGCGAGCGCAGCCGGGTGCTGACCCTCCACCGGCTGCTGGAGCTGGTCGCGGACACCGAACGCCGGGTCGAGCTGGCGATCGAGACCAAGCACCCCACCCGCTGGGCGGGCCAGGTCGAGGAACGCCTGCTGGAGGAGCTGCGGCGCTTCGGCCTCGACCGTCCCGCGCCCGGCGAGTCCTCGCAGGTCAGGGTGATGAGCTTCTCCTCGCGCTCGCTGCGCCGGGTACGGCTGGCCGCGCCCGCGCTGCCGACCGTCTACCTGATGCAGTACGTGTCGCCGCGGCACCGGGACGGGCGGCTGCCGGCGGGCGTGGGGATCGCGGGGCCGAGCATGCGCATCCTGCGGGCCAACCCGGGGTACGTGGCGCGGCTGCACCGGGCGGGTCACCGCGTGCACGTCTGGACGGTGGACCGGCCGGAGGACGTGGAGCTGTGCGTACGGCTCGGGGTCGACGCCATCATCACCAACCGTCCGGCGCAGGTGCTGTCCCAGCTGGGGCGCTGA
- a CDS encoding tyrosine-type recombinase/integrase has product MGEHKHQAPFRTYTLADARRSQLMSALRAGEQFDTETGLPASELRELKSPTWYEHACAYALMKWPRAAAKHRAAIAEALTIITVALVSSHKAMPDRLLLRRALRTWAFQMCRTENGVVARKDAQPVPAEDAASLEWIAKNSLKMRELGTSEKMRAALTALSLKLDGTAAADNTFRRRRTTFNNALRYAVERDLLTVNPLSRIDWDPPETDDEVDFRYVPEPGLARSLIAAVATQGARGEHLEAFFGCLYYAAMRPSEAAALGSKACLLPSEDDEDSWGELVLGESRPEAGSGWTDDGQPYELRGLKRRARKATRSVPIPPVLVRMLREHIRIHGTAADGRLFRAAGGGRVRSTEYSELWQAAREKVLSAEDVETPLAEVPYCLRKAGVSLWIKAGVDPVEVARRAGHSVAVLFRFYAKILRGVQHRANELITQALDDQHG; this is encoded by the coding sequence GTGGGAGAGCACAAGCACCAGGCGCCGTTCCGGACATACACGCTCGCGGACGCCCGGCGGTCCCAGCTCATGTCCGCGCTGCGCGCGGGCGAGCAGTTCGACACCGAGACCGGGCTCCCGGCGAGCGAACTTCGTGAGCTGAAGTCACCGACCTGGTACGAGCACGCGTGCGCTTACGCCCTCATGAAGTGGCCGCGGGCCGCGGCCAAGCACCGTGCCGCCATCGCGGAGGCGCTGACGATCATCACCGTCGCCCTCGTCTCCTCGCACAAGGCGATGCCGGACCGCCTGTTGCTCAGAAGAGCGTTACGCACCTGGGCCTTCCAGATGTGCCGCACGGAGAACGGGGTGGTCGCCCGCAAGGACGCGCAACCCGTTCCCGCCGAGGACGCGGCATCGCTGGAATGGATCGCGAAGAACTCCCTCAAGATGAGGGAGTTGGGCACCTCCGAAAAAATGCGCGCCGCGCTGACCGCGCTGTCGCTGAAACTCGACGGGACGGCTGCCGCCGACAACACCTTCCGACGGCGTCGGACAACCTTCAACAACGCGCTCCGGTACGCCGTCGAGCGGGACCTCCTCACGGTCAACCCGCTCTCCCGGATCGACTGGGACCCGCCGGAGACGGACGACGAGGTCGACTTCCGATACGTTCCCGAACCGGGTCTCGCACGCTCCCTCATCGCGGCCGTGGCCACGCAGGGAGCGCGGGGCGAGCACTTGGAAGCGTTCTTCGGCTGCCTCTACTACGCCGCCATGCGTCCCTCCGAGGCGGCGGCGCTCGGCAGCAAGGCATGCCTGCTGCCGAGCGAGGACGACGAGGACTCCTGGGGCGAACTCGTCCTCGGCGAGTCCCGGCCGGAAGCCGGGTCGGGCTGGACGGACGACGGGCAACCGTACGAGCTTCGCGGTCTCAAACGGCGCGCCCGCAAGGCCACGCGATCGGTGCCGATTCCGCCGGTTCTCGTCCGTATGCTGCGCGAGCACATCCGGATACACGGCACCGCGGCCGACGGGCGCCTTTTCCGAGCGGCCGGCGGCGGACGTGTCCGCTCCACCGAGTACAGCGAACTGTGGCAGGCCGCCCGGGAGAAGGTGCTCTCGGCCGAGGACGTGGAGACGCCGCTCGCCGAGGTTCCGTACTGCCTTCGCAAGGCGGGCGTGTCCTTGTGGATCAAGGCGGGGGTGGACCCCGTCGAGGTCGCCCGGCGCGCCGGACACAGCGTCGCCGTCCTCTTCCGCTTCTACGCGAAGATCCTCCGCGGCGTTCAGCACCGTGCCAACGAACTCATCACCCAAGCCCTCGACGACCAGCACGGATAA
- a CDS encoding cell division protein FtsK has product MNHVRTDNDPANASLAPLGSVPLVDKPDDRPGRGPTDRTRGARRRPVVPPWARSPRELRRAARWAGGYVGHVSAYHAIRAPWYAVRLALQAPFGAARFVGGSLRWVADAEGGPLRQAAASREDVEEYLKLSRQRDRRVRWRTVVGVLAVIFGAVTVLALYVLGPAWMVAACGTALTLAFGRLGQPEDAPIIHRAVEIPRATRLTSDIVLRALGALGIPAINQAQAKSSPGFAFTAPITRDGPGWLAEGDLPYGVTVADVLDRREKLASGLRRPLGCVWPEAVPDEHTGRLRLWVGDQDMSRTRQPKWPLLEAKPLDLFKPQPFATDQRGRWVAQTLMYVSGIVGAVPRMGKTFLLRLVLLIACMDLRAEIHAYDLKGTGDLSALGRVAHRYRAGEEEDDIAYALTDLRGLRAELRRRAKVIRELPKDLCPESKVTSALADRKSLGLHPIVIGVDECQKWFEHPQHGAEFEEHCTDLVKRGPALGITLLLATQRPDSKSLPTGISANATVRWCLKVMGQIENDMVLGTGSYKRGIRANTLTWADKGIAWFVGEGADARIVRCVELNAPTSDALALRIHELRKRAGMLSGHALGEEILTGAASYDLLTDLVAALPPGKAKAWSEDIVAWLAELRPEVYGQWTPEQLAAAVKPYGLRTVQVWGTTDGKGANRRGLRRDDVLKALAVRDGGSAAA; this is encoded by the coding sequence GTGAACCATGTCCGCACCGACAATGACCCCGCGAACGCGTCCTTAGCACCGCTCGGCTCCGTTCCCCTGGTGGACAAGCCCGACGACCGGCCCGGCCGCGGTCCCACCGACCGCACACGCGGTGCGAGGCGCCGCCCCGTCGTCCCGCCGTGGGCGCGCTCACCACGCGAACTGCGCAGGGCGGCACGGTGGGCGGGCGGGTATGTCGGCCACGTCAGCGCGTATCACGCGATCCGCGCGCCTTGGTACGCCGTCCGTCTCGCCCTCCAAGCCCCGTTCGGTGCCGCGCGGTTCGTCGGCGGCTCGCTGCGATGGGTGGCCGACGCGGAAGGCGGGCCCCTGCGCCAAGCGGCAGCGTCGCGCGAAGACGTCGAGGAGTATCTGAAGCTCTCGCGGCAGCGGGACCGCCGGGTGCGGTGGCGTACCGTCGTCGGTGTCCTCGCCGTGATCTTCGGCGCCGTGACCGTGCTCGCGCTGTACGTCCTCGGGCCGGCGTGGATGGTCGCCGCCTGTGGCACTGCGCTCACCCTCGCGTTCGGCCGACTCGGGCAACCCGAGGACGCGCCGATCATCCACAGGGCTGTGGAAATCCCCAGGGCGACCAGGCTCACCAGCGACATCGTCCTCCGCGCACTCGGCGCTCTCGGCATCCCCGCGATCAACCAGGCCCAGGCCAAGAGCAGTCCGGGCTTCGCCTTCACCGCTCCCATCACACGCGACGGCCCCGGATGGCTCGCCGAGGGGGATCTCCCGTACGGCGTCACCGTCGCCGATGTCCTCGACCGCCGGGAGAAGCTGGCCTCCGGACTGCGCCGCCCGCTCGGCTGTGTCTGGCCCGAAGCCGTACCCGACGAGCACACCGGACGCCTGCGCCTGTGGGTCGGGGACCAGGACATGTCCAGGACCCGGCAGCCCAAGTGGCCTCTTCTCGAAGCCAAACCGCTCGACCTGTTCAAGCCGCAGCCGTTCGCCACCGACCAGCGCGGACGGTGGGTCGCCCAGACGCTGATGTACGTCTCCGGGATCGTCGGCGCCGTCCCGAGGATGGGGAAGACCTTCCTCCTGCGCCTGGTCCTGCTGATCGCGTGCATGGATCTGCGCGCCGAGATCCACGCGTACGACCTCAAGGGCACCGGTGACCTGTCCGCCCTCGGCCGGGTCGCACACCGCTACCGGGCGGGTGAGGAAGAGGACGACATCGCGTACGCCCTCACCGATCTACGCGGTCTGCGCGCCGAGTTGAGACGCCGCGCGAAGGTCATCCGCGAACTGCCGAAAGACCTCTGCCCGGAGTCGAAGGTCACCTCGGCCCTCGCCGACCGGAAGTCACTCGGCCTGCATCCGATCGTGATCGGCGTGGACGAATGCCAGAAGTGGTTCGAACACCCTCAGCACGGAGCCGAGTTCGAGGAACACTGCACCGACCTCGTCAAGCGCGGCCCGGCGCTCGGTATCACGCTTCTGCTCGCGACCCAGCGCCCGGACTCCAAGTCGCTGCCCACCGGCATCTCCGCGAACGCCACGGTGCGTTGGTGTCTCAAGGTCATGGGCCAGATCGAGAACGACATGGTGCTCGGCACCGGCTCGTACAAGCGCGGCATCCGCGCCAACACCCTCACCTGGGCCGACAAGGGCATCGCCTGGTTCGTCGGTGAGGGAGCCGACGCCCGCATCGTGCGCTGCGTCGAGTTGAACGCACCCACCTCCGACGCACTGGCCCTGCGCATCCACGAGCTGCGGAAACGAGCCGGGATGCTGTCCGGGCACGCCCTCGGCGAGGAGATCCTGACCGGCGCGGCCTCGTACGACCTGCTGACCGACCTCGTCGCGGCCCTCCCGCCCGGCAAGGCGAAGGCGTGGAGCGAGGACATCGTCGCCTGGCTCGCCGAACTCCGCCCCGAGGTCTACGGCCAGTGGACGCCGGAGCAACTGGCCGCCGCAGTCAAGCCGTACGGCCTCCGCACCGTACAGGTGTGGGGCACCACCGACGGCAAGGGCGCCAACCGCCGCGGCCTGCGCCGGGATGACGTGCTCAAGGCCCTCGCCGTACGCGACGGCGGAAGCGCCGCCGCGTAG
- a CDS encoding S1C family serine protease, which translates to MGPPSPYGPPPSELAGAGAAPSPYDAPKYSPYEAPQQVAPALPSYDAPQAPVPVAPSVAPPAAPVTPAASAASAASSASPEGYAPQTAVFAAEQPPAYGQASTPAQPPASQLSDPFAVPVTPAYASPHPQPGTPGGPGGPVWGAPVPAGPPSNGGGGGKRRGIGGLVAAVLVAALVAGGVGGGVGYEIAHHNIDNSGSTTVSAPNNTKALNRSPTSVAGIANKALPSVVTIKASGSQESGTGTGFVFDTQGHILTNNHVVAPAADGGKLTVTFSNGNTYDASVVGRAQGYDVAVVKLKNAGNLKLTPLPLGNSDDSAVGDTTIAIGAPFGLSGTVTTGIVSAVHRPVASSDGQGSSASYMSAIQTDASINPGNSGGPLLNANGAVIGINSAIQPAGNSEPGSQGGSVGLGFAIPINQAKRVANQLIKTGQPVYPLIGVSLDTQYDGDGAKISTTSGAITAGGPGDTAGLKAGDIITKFDDTLIDSGQTLIGEIWQHQPGDKATITYTRGGSAHTTDVTLGSRTGDSDN; encoded by the coding sequence GTGGGGCCGCCGTCGCCGTACGGGCCTCCGCCGAGCGAGCTGGCGGGCGCGGGCGCCGCGCCTTCTCCGTACGACGCGCCGAAGTACTCGCCGTACGAGGCGCCGCAGCAGGTCGCGCCGGCCCTCCCGTCGTACGACGCGCCGCAGGCCCCCGTGCCGGTCGCGCCCTCTGTCGCGCCCCCTGCCGCTCCCGTCACCCCTGCCGCCTCGGCCGCCTCGGCTGCCTCTTCCGCCTCGCCGGAGGGCTATGCGCCGCAGACGGCCGTCTTCGCGGCCGAGCAGCCGCCGGCGTACGGGCAGGCGTCGACCCCGGCGCAGCCTCCGGCGTCCCAGCTGAGCGACCCCTTCGCGGTCCCGGTCACTCCGGCGTACGCCTCCCCGCACCCGCAGCCGGGCACCCCCGGTGGCCCCGGCGGACCGGTGTGGGGCGCGCCTGTGCCCGCAGGGCCGCCGTCGAACGGTGGCGGCGGCGGCAAGCGCCGCGGGATCGGCGGCCTGGTCGCCGCGGTGCTGGTCGCCGCGCTCGTGGCGGGCGGCGTCGGCGGCGGTGTCGGCTACGAGATCGCCCACCACAACATCGACAACTCCGGGTCCACCACCGTTTCCGCGCCCAACAACACCAAGGCGCTGAACCGCTCCCCCACCTCCGTGGCGGGCATCGCCAACAAGGCGCTGCCCAGCGTCGTCACCATCAAGGCGAGCGGCAGCCAGGAGAGCGGCACCGGCACGGGCTTCGTCTTCGACACCCAGGGCCACATCCTCACGAACAACCACGTGGTCGCCCCGGCCGCCGACGGCGGCAAGCTCACCGTCACCTTCTCCAACGGCAACACGTACGACGCCTCGGTCGTCGGCCGCGCCCAGGGCTACGACGTGGCCGTCGTCAAGCTGAAGAACGCCGGCAACCTCAAGCTCACCCCGCTGCCGCTCGGCAACTCCGACGACTCCGCGGTCGGCGACACGACCATCGCCATCGGCGCGCCCTTCGGCCTGTCCGGCACGGTCACCACCGGCATCGTCAGCGCGGTCCACCGCCCGGTCGCCTCCAGCGACGGCCAGGGATCGAGCGCGTCCTACATGAGCGCCATCCAGACCGACGCGTCCATCAACCCCGGCAACTCCGGCGGCCCGCTCCTCAACGCGAACGGTGCGGTCATCGGCATCAACTCCGCCATCCAGCCGGCCGGCAACAGCGAGCCGGGCAGCCAGGGCGGCAGCGTCGGCCTCGGCTTCGCCATCCCGATCAACCAGGCCAAGCGCGTCGCCAACCAGCTGATCAAGACCGGCCAGCCCGTCTACCCGCTGATCGGCGTCAGCCTCGACACCCAGTACGACGGTGACGGCGCGAAGATCTCCACGACGTCCGGCGCCATCACGGCGGGCGGCCCCGGCGACACGGCAGGCCTCAAGGCCGGCGACATCATCACCAAGTTCGACGACACCCTGATCGACAGCGGCCAGACCCTGATCGGTGAGATCTGGCAGCACCAGCCGGGCGACAAGGCGACCATCACCTACACCCGCGGCGGTTCCGCCCACACCACCGACGTGACCCTCGGCAGCCGCACCGGCGACTCCGACAACTGA
- a CDS encoding helix-turn-helix transcriptional regulator — translation MNRRPHSTDRRTPGRCPSLKLPEVLDEIGMSRSAFYRMRARGKAPRCVRLPNGQIRVRRSDLDAWWSNACQDLSD, via the coding sequence GTGAACAGGCGCCCGCACAGCACGGATCGCCGCACACCCGGTCGCTGCCCGAGTCTCAAGCTCCCCGAAGTCCTCGACGAGATCGGCATGTCCCGGTCCGCCTTCTACCGCATGCGAGCCCGCGGCAAGGCGCCCAGGTGCGTGCGGCTCCCCAACGGGCAGATCCGTGTGCGCCGCAGCGACCTCGACGCGTGGTGGTCGAACGCCTGCCAGGACCTGTCCGACTGA